One Hippocampus zosterae strain Florida chromosome 4, ASM2543408v3, whole genome shotgun sequence genomic window carries:
- the ctsd gene encoding cathepsin D — MTNFYLLLLSALALTSDAIVRIPLKKFRSIRRELTDSGRNAEELVASKQSLKYNLGFPSSSAPTPETLKNYLDAQYYGEIGLGTPPQPFTVVFDTGSSNLWVPSIHCSLLDIACFLHHKYNSAKSSTYVKNGTDFAIQYGSGSLSGYLSQDACTIGTLSVENQLFGEAIKQPGLTFIAAKFDGILGMAYPRISVDGVAPVFDNIMSQKKVEQNVFSFYLNRNPDTEPGGELLLGGTDPKYYTGEFSYVNVTRQAYWQIRMDSLQVGTQLSLCKGSCEAIVDTGTSLIVGPSAEVKALQKAIGAIPLIQGEYMVNCDKIPSLPVITFNVGGRAYKLTGDQYVLKESQAGKTICLSGFMGLDIPPPAGPLWILGDVFIGQYYTVFDRENNRVGFAKAK, encoded by the exons ATGACGAATTTTTATCTGCTTCTTTTATCGGCGTTAGCTCTGACGAGTGATGCCATTGTGAG AATTCCCTTGAAGAAATTCCGCTCCATCAGGCGTGAGTTGACCGACTCTGGGAGAAATGCAGAGGAGCTCGTGGCCAGCAAGCAGTCCCTTAAGTACAACTTGGGCTTTCCTTCAAGTAGTGCACCAACTCCCGAGACTTTAAAGAACTATCTTGAT GCCCAGTATTATGGTGAGATTGGACTGGGCACCCCCCCTCAGCCCTTCACTGTGGTCTTTGACACTGGTTCCTCCAACTTGTGGGTCCCCTCCATCCACTGCTCATTACTCGACATTGCTTGCT ttcTTCACCACAAATACAACTCCGCCAAGTCTAGCACGTATGTGAAGAATGGGACTGACTTTGCAATCCAGTACGGAAGCGGCAGTTTGTCGGGCTACCTCAGTCAGGACGCGTGCACT ATTGGAACGCTATCTGTGGAGAATCAGCTCTTTGGGGAAGCAATAAAGCAGCCTGGGCTCACTTTTATTGCCGCCAAGTTTGACGGAATCCTCGGCATGGCCTATCCACGCATCTCCGTGGATGGTGTGGCGCCAGTCTTTGATAACATAATGAGCCAGAAGAAGGTCGAACAGAATGTGTTCTCCTTCTATCTGAACAG GAACCCTGACACTGAGCCAGGTGGTGAGCTGCTACTGGGAGGAACGGACCCGAAATACTACACTGGCGAATTCAGCTATGTCAACGTCACCCGCCAAGCCTATTGGCAGATCCGCATGGACTC GCTGCAAGTGGGCACCCAGCTGAGCTTATGCAAAGGCAGCTGTGAAGCCATCGTGGACACAGGAACGTCTCTGATCGTCGGCCCGTCTGCGGAGGTCAAAGCTCTGCAGAAAGCAATCGGAGCTATTCCGCTCATCCAGGGAGAG TACATGGTCAACTGTGATAAGATCCCTTCACTTCCCGTCATCACTTTCAATGTGGGCGGCCGGGCCTACAAGCTGACTGGAGACCAGTATGTCCTCAAG GAAAGCCAAGCTGGTAAGACCATTTGTTTGAGCGGCTTCATGGGTCTGGACATCCCTCCCCCAGCGGGCCCTCTGTGGATTCTGGGAGACGTCTTCATCGGCCAGTACTACACAGTGTTTGATCGAGAGAACAACAGGGTTGGCTTTGCCAAAGCCAAATGA